A region from the Lemur catta isolate mLemCat1 chromosome 7, mLemCat1.pri, whole genome shotgun sequence genome encodes:
- the DDB2 gene encoding DNA damage-binding protein 2 isoform X1, giving the protein MAPRKRSETQKTEIVLRSKNKRSRSPRELEPEAKKHCVKGSGSSRGCDSGCLWAGLGSLQVPPPCRSIVRALHQYKLGRAAWPSLQQGLQQSFLHSLDSYRIFQKAAPFDRRATSLAWHPTHPSTVAVGSKGGDIMLWNFGIKDKPTFIKGIGAGGSITGLKFNPLNTNQFFASSMEGTTRLQDFKGNILRVFTSSDTCNVWFCSLDVSGSSRMVVTGDNVGNVVLLHMDGKELWNLRMHKKKVTHVALNPCCDWFLATASVDQTVKIWDLRQVRGKASFLYSLPHRHPVNAACFSPDGARLLTTDQKSEIRVYSASQWDCPLGLIPHPHRHFQHLTPIKAAWHPRYNLIVVGRYPDPNFKSCSPYELRTIDVFDGNSGKMMCQLYDPESSGISSLNEFNPMGDTLASAMGYHILIWSQEETGTQK; this is encoded by the exons ATGGCTCCCAGGAAACGGTCAGAAACCCAGAAGACCGAGATTGTGTTACGCTCCAAGAACAAGAGGAGCAGAAGTCCCCGGGAGCTGGAGCCCGAGGCCAAGAAGCACTGTGTGAAGGGCTCCG GTTCTAGCAGAGGATGTGACTCAGGCTGCCTGTGGGCGGGGTTGGGTAGCCTGCAGGTCCCGCCACCATGCCGCAGCATCGTCAGGGCCCTCCACCAGTATAAGTTGGGGAGAGCTGCCTGGCCATCACTACAGCAG GGTCTCCAGCAGTCCTTTTTGCACTCTCTGGATTCTTACCGGATATTCCAAAAGGCCGCCCCCTTTGACAGGAGGGCTACATCCTTGGCGTGGCACCCAACTCACCCCAGCACTGTGGCTGTGGGTTCCAAAGGGGGAGATATCATGCTCTGGAACTTTGGCATAAAGGACAAACCCACCTTCATTAAAGGG ATTGGAGCTGGAGGGAGCATCACTGGGCTGAAGTTTAACCCTCTCAATACCAACCAGTTTTTCGCCTCCTCAATGGAGGGAACAACTAGGCTGCAAGACTTTAAAGGCAACATTCTACGAGTTTTTACCAGCTCAGACACCTGCAA CGTCTGGTTTTGTAGCCTGGATGTGTCTGGCAGCAGCCGCATGGTGGTCACAGGAGACAATGTGGGGAACGTGGTCCTGCTGCACATGGATGGCAAGGAG CTTTGGAATCTCAGAATGCACAAAAAGAAAGTGACCCATGTGGCCCTGAACCCATGCTGTGATTGGTTCCTAGCCACAGCCTCCGTAGATCAAACAGTGAAAATCTGGGACCTGCGCCAGGTTAGAGGGAAAGCCAGCTTCCTCTACTCGCTGCCACACAGGCATCCTGTCAACGCAG CTTGTTTCAGCCCTGATGGGGCCCGGCTCCTGACCACTGACCAGAAGAGTGAGATCCGGGTTTACTCTGCCTCCCAGTGGGACTGTCCCCTGGGCCTGATCCCGCACCCTCACCGTCACTTCCAGCACCTCACACCCATCAAG GCAGCCTGGCATCCTCGGTATAACCTCATTGTTGTGGGCCGATACCCAGATCCTAATTTCAAAAGTTGTAGCCCCTATGAATTAAGGACAATCGATGTGTTTGACGGAAACTCGGGGAAGATGATGTGCCAGCTCTATGACCCAGAATCTTCTGGTATCAGCTCG CTCAATGAGTTCAATCCCATGGGGGACACGCTGGCCTCTGCAATGG GTTATCACATTCTCATTTGGAGCCAGGAGGAAACTGGGACACAGAAATGA
- the DDB2 gene encoding DNA damage-binding protein 2 isoform X2: MAPRKRSETQKTEIVLRSKNKRSRSPRELEPEAKKHCVKGSGSSRGCDSGCLWAGLGSLQVPPPCRSIVRALHQYKLGRAAWPSLQQGLQQSFLHSLDSYRIFQKAAPFDRRATSLAWHPTHPSTVAVGSKGGDIMLWNFGIKDKPTFIKGAAWHPRYNLIVVGRYPDPNFKSCSPYELRTIDVFDGNSGKMMCQLYDPESSGISSLNEFNPMGDTLASAMGYHILIWSQEETGTQK; this comes from the exons ATGGCTCCCAGGAAACGGTCAGAAACCCAGAAGACCGAGATTGTGTTACGCTCCAAGAACAAGAGGAGCAGAAGTCCCCGGGAGCTGGAGCCCGAGGCCAAGAAGCACTGTGTGAAGGGCTCCG GTTCTAGCAGAGGATGTGACTCAGGCTGCCTGTGGGCGGGGTTGGGTAGCCTGCAGGTCCCGCCACCATGCCGCAGCATCGTCAGGGCCCTCCACCAGTATAAGTTGGGGAGAGCTGCCTGGCCATCACTACAGCAG GGTCTCCAGCAGTCCTTTTTGCACTCTCTGGATTCTTACCGGATATTCCAAAAGGCCGCCCCCTTTGACAGGAGGGCTACATCCTTGGCGTGGCACCCAACTCACCCCAGCACTGTGGCTGTGGGTTCCAAAGGGGGAGATATCATGCTCTGGAACTTTGGCATAAAGGACAAACCCACCTTCATTAAAGGG GCAGCCTGGCATCCTCGGTATAACCTCATTGTTGTGGGCCGATACCCAGATCCTAATTTCAAAAGTTGTAGCCCCTATGAATTAAGGACAATCGATGTGTTTGACGGAAACTCGGGGAAGATGATGTGCCAGCTCTATGACCCAGAATCTTCTGGTATCAGCTCG CTCAATGAGTTCAATCCCATGGGGGACACGCTGGCCTCTGCAATGG GTTATCACATTCTCATTTGGAGCCAGGAGGAAACTGGGACACAGAAATGA